A region from the Panicum hallii strain FIL2 chromosome 1, PHallii_v3.1, whole genome shotgun sequence genome encodes:
- the LOC112894184 gene encoding protein DETOXIFICATION 16-like, with the protein MVSVMFVGHLGKVELAGAAVATSFAGVTGFSLLVNIPYCPSLTRTKCLRSLSCHRTDSARRTARRPCQTGMACSLDTLCGQAFGAGQHHLLGVYKQRAMLVLTLVSVPVAAAWAFAGEALARCGQDPEVAAAAGRYIRCLIPALFMFGPLQCHARFLQTQNAVVPAMLSSGAAAVAHPAVCWLLVRRLGLGSRGAALANGVSYLANLSFLALYVRLSPSCKTTWQGFSREALRGITGFLKLAVPSALMVCMEWWTFELLLLISGLLPNPQLEAAVLSICFNTNSLAFMVATGLGTAVSTRVSNELGAGRPQAARLAARVVRFLPVCLGVSEGLVVVLVRSIWGHAYSNDKEVTKYTTRMMPLVAASIMLDCQQSALSGVVRGCGEQKIGASINLAAYYLAGIPAAVIFAFICHLGGMGLWLGLLCGLVVQIFLLLSITLRINWDKEALKANDRVSISTLPIDMTSVN; encoded by the exons ATGGTCTCCGTCATGTTCGTCGGACACCTCGGCAaggtcgagctcgccggcgccgccgtggcCACCTCCTTCGCCGGCGTCACCGGCTTCAGCTTGCTGGTAAACATCCCGTACTGTCCGAGCCTCACTCGTACAAAATGTTTGCGCTCTCTGTCGTGCCACCGGACTGACAGCGCGCGCCGCACGGCGCGTCGTCCTTGCCAGACAGGCATGGCATGCAGCCTGGACACGCTGTGCGGGCAGGCCTTCGGCGCGGGTCAGCACCACCTGCTCGGCGTCTACAAGCAGCGGGCCATGCTGGTGCTCACGCTGGTGAGCGTCCCGGTGGCGGCGGCCTGGGCCTTCGCCGGCGAGGCCCTCGCGCGGTGCGGCCAGGACCCGGAggtcgccgcggccgcggggCGCTACATCCGGTGCCTCATCCCGGCGCTGTTCATGTTCGGCCCGCTGCAGTGCCACGCCCGGTTCCTGCAGACGCAGAACGCCGTCGTGCCGGCGATGCTgagctccggcgccgccgccgtggcccacCCGGCCGTCTGCTGGCTGCTGGTGCGCAGGCTCGGCCTCGGCAGCCGCGGCGCCGCGCTGGCCAACGGCGTCTCCTACCTGGCCAACCTATCCTTCCTGGCGCTCTACGTCAGGCTCTCGCCGTCCTGCAAGACCACCTGGCAGGGGTTCTCCCGCGAGGCGCTCCGcggcatcaccggcttcttgaaGCTCGCCGTGCCGTCTGCTCTCATGGTCTG CATGGAGTGGTGGACATTTGAGCTACTGTTGCTGATCTCTGGTCTTCTCCCGAACCCTCAGCTCGAGGCGGCCGTGCTTTCCATCTG CTTCAACACCAACTCCTTGGCGTTCATGGTCGCAACTGGACTTGGTACTGCCGTAAG CACGCGTGTTTCGAACGAGCTCGGCGCAGGGCGGCCACAGGCGGCCCGTCTGGCGGCCAGGGTGGTCAGGTTCCTGCCGGTCTGCTTAGGCGTGTCCGAAGGGCTTGTGGTGGTGCTGGTGCGCAGCATCTGGGGGCACGCTTACAGCAACGACAAGGAAGTGACCAAGTACACGACCAGAATGATGCCCCTTGTAGCAGCTTCCATCATGCTTGATTGCCAGCAGTCCGCTCTTTCAG GAGTTGTCAGGGGCTGTGGTGAGCAAAAGATAGGTGCTTCCATCAACCTTGCAGCCTATTACCTTGCTGGAATCCCTGCCGCGGTCATTTTCGCTTTTATCTGCCATCTTGGAGGAATG GGGCTTTGGTTAGGGCTCTTGTGCGGGCTGGTGGTGCAGATTTTCTTGCTTCTGTCCATTACATTGCGCATCAACTGGGACAAAGAA GCACTGAAGGCAAATGATCGAGTTTCTATTTCTACTCTTCCTATAGACATGACATCCGTTAACTGA